A stretch of Sulfuricaulis sp. DNA encodes these proteins:
- a CDS encoding LysR family transcriptional regulator, giving the protein MDISALQAFLAVAESGSFSRAAERIYLTQPAISKRIATLEKELDARLFDRIGRGIHLTPAGEALLSRARNVLKELEDVKRGITNLSGDIAGELLVATSHHIGLHRLPGLLKRFHETYTQVRLNLQFMDSEKACQAVARGDLELAVVTLPPKVAAPLKTEKIWDDPLDIVVSPGHPLARELHVSFSRLLDYPAILPGPGTYTREIILNAFGRLRDRIQVGMATNYLEVLKMLAAIGLGWSALPRTMIDSGLSVIQLEKGEIKRELGIVTHEKRTISNAGQAMIRIIRENKTQ; this is encoded by the coding sequence ATGGACATCTCCGCCTTGCAAGCCTTTCTGGCCGTGGCCGAATCCGGGTCATTTTCCCGCGCGGCTGAACGGATTTACCTGACCCAGCCCGCCATCAGCAAGCGCATCGCCACGCTCGAAAAAGAGCTCGACGCCCGCCTGTTCGATCGCATTGGCCGCGGTATCCACCTCACCCCGGCCGGCGAGGCCCTGCTCTCCCGCGCCCGCAACGTGCTGAAGGAACTCGAAGACGTGAAGCGCGGCATTACCAATCTCTCTGGTGACATCGCCGGGGAATTGCTGGTCGCCACCAGTCATCACATCGGTTTGCACCGGCTGCCGGGGCTGCTCAAGCGCTTTCACGAAACCTACACCCAAGTGCGCCTGAATTTGCAATTCATGGATTCCGAAAAGGCCTGCCAGGCGGTGGCCCGCGGCGATCTGGAGCTGGCGGTGGTCACGCTCCCGCCCAAGGTTGCTGCGCCCCTGAAAACAGAGAAGATCTGGGACGATCCGCTGGATATCGTCGTTAGCCCCGGGCACCCGCTGGCGCGGGAATTGCACGTATCTTTCAGCAGATTGCTGGATTACCCGGCCATTCTTCCGGGGCCCGGCACTTATACCCGGGAGATCATCCTGAATGCCTTCGGCCGTCTGCGCGACCGCATTCAGGTCGGGATGGCCACCAACTATCTGGAAGTGCTGAAGATGCTGGCGGCGATTGGTCTCGGGTGGAGTGCCTTGCCACGTACTATGATTGATTCAGGGCTGAGTGTGATCCAGCTTGAAAAGGGAGAGATAAAACGCGAACTGGGTATTGTCACTCACGAGAAACGCACAATTTCCAATGCCGGACAGGCCATGATAC